ATCGGTTACTTCCCAACCGAGCATACCTTGAGACAAGGCTTCCGGAATTCGTCGTTCAACTTCATTCTGATAACGTAGCAGCAGATCATCTGTCCTTACGGTTGAGGCATAGATCAGACCGCTTCCGCGAGGCAAAGGTTCAATCTTGAAGCGGAGGATGGCCCAGCAGGGCTTAGGCATCGTATAGGCGATGTACCCTTCTCCGGCTGTACGGGGTGTCTCCTTATAAATGACAGATGGCGGATCAAACACGACATCCAATCCGAAACGACCCAGCAACAGGCTGGATAAAATCTCAAGCTGAATGGTTCCCATGACCTTGAGATGCAGTTCTCGTTCCTCCGGCAACCATTGCAGGTCAAGTAAGGGGTCTTCATCCGTCAACTCTTGCAATGCTGCCACAAGATCGGGGTAACGTGCCGGGTCCTTGCCATGTACTTGTACGGTCAGCAAAGGCACAGCCATCTGTGGCAGAGGAGGTACACCCTCAGGATTGCCGATAATGTCACCCACATGTGTGTCGCTCAGTCCGTACAGAGCAGCAATCTGCCCTGCGTGAACGGCACCGGTATCGGCCCATTTCCGTCCATCCATACGGCGAATCTGCGTCACTTTCTCTTCAAGTTCCCGCGTCGAATTATGGATGGTGTCACGGTTGTGGAGACTACCACCATACATGCGAACGTAAGCCGTGCGTCCCATTGTGCGGTCACGTTCAATCTTGAATACAACACCCGATACGGGAGAATCCACAGGTTGGGCAGGTGGAGGCAGAAATGCAAGGACCGCGTCCAGCAATGCCGTGACGCCAATTCCTTTGCCGGAAGCACCATAACACACGGGGAAAAGCTCACCCTGATGCACATACCGCAGGAACGCTTCATTCAGATCCCTTTGCGATAATGGAGTCTCATGAATGTAGGCTTCCATGACCTCAGGGTCCAGTTCAGCAAGTATCTCGACCAGACCTGGAATGGATGGTGTGTGATCTGACAGCGTCTCTTGATTATCATTCCATAGGGAGTCGATGCCATGAAATGTATCTTCACGGAGTTGATACGATTGGATTTCGCATGCGAAGGGGGACAGGGTAGAACGAATCTGCTCCATAACTGCTGGGGCAGATGCGCCAATCCGATCCATTTTATTAATATAAATGATGGTTGGGATACGAAGTGAACGAAGGGCATGCCAGATGGCTTCACTCTGGGATTGAATTCCCTCTACTGCCGACAGAATGAGAATAGCACCGTCCATCACCCGAAGTGTTCGCTCTACTTCAGAGCTGAAATCAATATGTCCAGGCGTATCAATGAGGTCAATGATGGTGTTCTTCCAGATAAGAGAGGTCATGGCTGCCTGAACGGATATGCCACGTTCCTTTTCAATGTCCAGTGAGTCAGTGGCTGTTGTTCCGTCATCTACACGTCCCGGACTGCGGACGACACCACTCTCAAATAACATATGCTCAGTGGTTGTTGTTTTCCCCGCATCCACATGGGCGAAGATGCCGATATTCCTGCGATTCAGTTCATTTAACATGGAATGCTAAGCTCCTCTGACAACGGAATGCAATGTTTCCGACAAGTAATAATCCAGATTATCATACCACATCTACCATATGGAAGAATATGTGGATATATATGATTAAAGCGGGGAGCTACGCCCAGGCTGGTTCTGTTTTAACATCAACTGTTCATGGCTCTGCGGTAAGCTGCAGGAGTTGTACCGGTTAATTTTTTGAATTGACGGTAAAAGTGGGGCAGACTATCGAACCCACAAGCATCGGCAACGGCTGCCATCGTCTCATCGCCTTGCACCAGATGCTCTTTCGCCATAATGACCCTTCGCGCTAATGCGTAATCCGTTAGAGTCATGCCCGTGTATCGTTTGAAGGCACGACTGAAGTGGGCTGGTGATACTGCAGCATACTGAGCCAGTTCATGCAGGGAAAGGCCATTCCGAAGGTTATCGTCAATATGAGAGATCGTAGAAGAGAGCCATGAGGGACCCGGAGCGGATTTACCCGGGTTTGCAGGTCCCGCAGCTTCCAGACGTTCCAGAAAAATGAGCAACAGTTGTAGCCGTAACAGGGCCGCATGTGCGCTTAGATGATGTCCGAGCTGGAATTCGGTCTGAATATCATCAATAAGGGCTGCCACCTGTGATTGCTCCTCTGTATTGAGATGTCTCTTATACACTCGTTGTCTGCGACAACGTTCAAACAGGCTTAACAAGGAAGAAGAAGCGCCCCCAGCAGTCGATGCCAGCAATCCCGGGCTGAAGAACAATGCGGAAGATGTGACGGGATTGCCTGCATCCGGCAAGGCTCGATGAACCGTGCTGCCCGGTATAATGAACAGATCGCCTTCCTGCATATTTTCAAGTCCTGTATCAATAAAGATACTTCCCTGACCCCGATATACATAGATAATTTCATGCCAGTCGTGAAGGTGATCTGGTAATTCGTTCTGAGGGGATTTGGTGTCACTGTACACCAGGCGGAACGGAATACCGGATTCTGCCTGAATAGTTGTACGAACAGGTGAACGTTCCATAAAGACTCCTTTCCAGACGATTGTCTTCAATGAGATGTCTTACCTGGTCATTAGAGAGTATATTTAACGCAATATAAGCAATTTAATTTCCTTTTATTGATGATACAATGAATTTAAAGCGTTTACAATAAAAGGGTGCAGAGCCTCTGAACTGCATTCCGACAGTACAAATAATCGATGAGGTGAGTGTCCATGTCGGCAAGCACGAAACGGCCAAGGTTGAAGCTGAATTTACTGGGGAGCGATGGTCAGCGCAAGTGCAAGGAGATTATGGAGCGTCCCGTGAAAGTTTTGCAGATCGGAGAAGGTAATTTTTTGCGGGGATTTGCAGACTGGATGCTTCATGAGAGTGCCAGACAAGGCAAATTCCATGGAAGTGTAGCTGTTACCCAACCACGACCGGGAGGCAAGGCCAAGCTGGAACAGATCCGTAATCAGGATGGATTATATACGATGATTACGCGAGGTCTGTCTCAAGGGAAGCCAGTTGAGCGGACAGAGTTGATCTCTATTTTCTCACAGTGTATCAATCCATATGAGGAATGGGATGCCTTTCTGAACTTGGCGGAACTGCCTTCACTTGAGTTCGTTATTTCCAATACAACCGAATCAGGATTGAAATATACGTATGCGGACTATATCGAGGGTGAACCGATCCAATCATTTCCGGGGAAATTAACGGTTTTCCTGCATCAGCGATATTTGAAATTTGATGGTGATCCATCCAGAGGTTTGATTCATCTGCCATGCGAGCTGCTTGAAGGCAATGGTGATGTGCTGCGCAGTTGTGTCCTCCGTTATAGTGAGGATTATGGGTATTCGGATGGCTTCCGTTCATGGATTGAGAACCATAATCACTTCCTGAACAATCTGGTAGACCGAATTGTCACAGGTGCGCCGACCCAAGAAGAAGCTGATTCCCTAACGAATCGCTGGGGTTATGAGGACCAGTTGATTAATACGGCAGAGCCATATCATTTCTGGGCCATTCAGGGTGATGAATCATTGGACAAAAAACTTCCTCTCAAACAGGCAGGTCTCAATGTACATTGGGTGAAAGATCTGAAGCCTTTCCAGATACGCAAGGTTCGTATTTTGAATGGGGCACATACCTTAATGTCATCCCTCGGCATTCTGCAAGGCAAGCAGCATGTGAGAGAAACGATGGAAGATCCACATTTTGGCTCATGGATCAGGGAAGCTGTGCATCAGGAGATCGTCCCTGCTCTTGATATGCCCGAACATCAGCTGGACCAGTATGCGGAAGAAGTGTTCGAACGGTTCCTTAACCCGTATATTGATCACAAATTGCAAGATATTGCTTTGAATACGATCGGAAAATTCAAGGTTCGTGTGCTGCCTACACTTTTGTCTTACGAGCAAAATCAGGGAAGTTGGCCAGAACGTTTAATTCAAGGGTTTGCTGGATTACTATGTCTCTATCGTCCTGTGAATACGCCAGAGGGTTACAAGGCACAACGACTGAATGGGGATGACATTCTGCTGCGGGATGACCCCGATGTCCTGGGTGCTTTGGCTGCACACTGGGACGGTTATGACACGCTCAATAGGGATCAGAAGCAACTGGATAACCGGCTAGCGGCTGTGTTGTCGGATTCCCTGATCTGGGGCGAAAATCTGGATGCAAGAAAAGGACTGCGTGCAGCACTTGTTAATGAAATCGGTTTGTTGGAAGGTGAAGGAAAATGAACACAACAAGTACGATCAATGACTGGATTGCCATTCAACCACAGGATGACGTCATTATAGCGCTTCGTGACTATGCCAAAGGAGAACAGATTACACTGCCAGACGGAGTTTCTTTTAATTTGCTGGATGACGTGCCCAAAGGGCATAAGATTGCTGTGCATACGCTGGCACCGGGCGATGATGTGATGAAGTATGGTTTCTCCATCGGGATTGCCAAAGAGCAGATTGAGCAGGGAAGCTGGATTCATAGTCACAATCTGAAGACGGGTCTGCACGGATTGCTTGAATATGAGTACCAACCGGGAGTCCAGATTCAGACGGACATGCCTCCGGAACATCTGCGCTCATTCGATGGATATTTGCGTCCTAATGGTGAAGCAGGTATCCGTAATGAGATCTGGATTGTGAATACGGTCGGGTGTATCAATAAAGTGTGTGAAGCTTTGGCACGTATGGGTCAATCCCAGTTTGGAAGCCGGGTAGATGGTGTATTTCACTTTCCACATCCATTCGGGTGCTCACAGCTTGGTGATGATCTGAAGTATACACAACAGTTGCTGGCCTCTTTGGTGGAGCATCCGAATGCAGGAGGTGTGCTTGTCATCGGTCTGGGCTGTGAGAACAATCAGGTCGATGAATTCCGTGAGTGTATTGCTCCGGAATACCGAGGCAAAGTACGGTTTCTTAAAGCACAGGAAACGGATGACGAGCTTGAGGAAGGACTTCGCCTGATGGAAGAACTTGTGGAGATTGCCGAGCATGAACAACGGCAGCCGCTTCCGCTCAGTAAACTCAAAATTGGTTTGAAGTGTGGTGGTTCGGATGGTTTATCCGGCATTACAGCCAATCCGCTCGTCGGTGCGGTTGCTGATATGCTGGTTGCTGCCGGGGGTACGGCTATTCTGACGGAAGTACCGGAGATGTTTGGTGCGGAGACGATCTTAATGAACAGGGCTGCCAATGAGCAGGTATTTCATGATTTGGTGGACCTTGTGAATGGTTTCAAGCAATATTTTGTGAACCATGGCCAGAACATCTATGAGAATCCTTCACCTGGGAATAAGGCTGGTGGCATCACAACGCTGGAGGAAAAGTCACTTGGATGTACGCAAAAGGGAGGACGTTCTTCCGTAGTCGACGTTCTGCGTTATGGCAAACGTGTAACTCAAACCGGTTTGAACATTGTGGAAGCACCCGGGAATGATCTGGTGTCTGTTACGGCACTGTCTGCAGCCGGTGCACATATTGTGCTCTTCACAACAGGGCGGGGCACTCCCTTCGGAGGTCCGGTACCTACCGTCAAGATTGCGACTCAATCCGATCTGGCGAATCGCAAAAAACACTGGATTGACTTCAACGCAGGCCAGCTGTTGGAGGGGCGCACGATGGATGAGGTCAAAGTACAACTGTTCAGCCAGCTGATTGACATTGCTTCAGGACGGTCACACACACTCAGTGAGCAGCATGGATTCCGGGAGATTGCCATATTCAAGGATGGCGTGATCCTCTAAATCCATGCTGGATGGAGAGCGTTATCGTCTGAGATGCATTATAAGGTGAACCACAGCCAATTCCGGTTGAAATTTGCACGACAACCGGGATTGGCTTTATTTAGATTCCACGGATGCCAAGCGCTTTGGAGATGCTTGATAATGCGGCAGGTGACGCATGATGCTGTAGTTGCGCAGTCAACAGTTCACGTGCCTCTTCTATGCTGCCTTCAAATGGCTTAATGCCATGACGTTGCATCCAGTGATCTGCGGTTTCATATGCGGAGCTGTTCCATGCAACTTTGCCTTCTGCGAGCCCCTCTTTTTCTTTGGTTCCACTGATCACAATGGCTGCACAGCTTTGAAGGTCCAGAAGTCCACGGTCAAATGTTTTTTTGTCCTCTTTTGCCCCGAAACCTGCTTGTGATCGCAAGGCACGTCCATCGATGCCTTCCTGTTCTGCAACTAACGCATGGAGTTTGAACGCTTCACGGGTGAGTAAACCCGCTTCATATTGTTCCTTGATGGTTCTGGAATCGGCCAGCAGTCGGTGTACCCAGGGGAAGTATTCAGATGAGACAAGAAGCGCTTTCTTTTTGACAAATTTTCCATATGCAGCAATGCCCTCTTCGGCCAGACGTGAACGCCACAACCAGGGATCGAATTCATCATCCTTGTGCCAATGTTCTTTGGGGGTTAGCGATGACAGAGAAGGATAATCGGCAAATAGTGGTGCCAGAGGCAGCAGCCCTATAGACTGGATACGCTGTACTGCTTCTTCGTACGTTATAACGGCTTCATATGTCATGATATCAGTAGGCTCCTTTTTGTGTGTAGTCAAGCTACGACTTGGTTGAAGCAAGGTATCTCCGGCTCACTTCCTCGGCATGCTGACGAATCTCACTACGAAGTTGGAGGGGTTCGATCACTTCGGCTTCACGTCCCAATCGGTAAAAGAATCGTACGGCCCAGTCCCATTCCCCTGGTGGACAAAGGAATGATAATTCCCAGAGATCCGGGGCAATTTCAATCATCTTTTCACCAATATGCTCGTCCTGTTCAGCTTCAATCATTCCCCGATAACTCAGTTGTGCCTTAACCAGGGTTGGCGGCTGTTCTGGAGGGATTGGCTTGCTCTGTTGTTGCTGCGCCTGTTCGTTCAGCACCTGTGCATCCTGTGGTTCGATCGCCTTGACATCGATAATTCGGTCAACCCGGAACAGACGCTGTTCACCATGTTCGATCGAATATGCTTCACAATACCAGAAGCCGGAGGATGCATATACCCGTGTGGGACAGATATGCAGCCATCGGTGACGCGATCGCGATACGGAGCGGTACAGCACACTCAACCACCCTTGTTCAGGTATACAGGCCAGCAATGGGTCGAGATGATGAAGAATGTAATTGCGATCTGGAATATGATGATGCAGCTGTTTGAGCATGGGATCAATTCGGGCCATGATATCATCCGGAATGATGGCTTTAACTTTGTTCATCAGGGTCCAGCGTTTCTCATGAAAGGGCGTGTCGGCGTAACGACTCAGACCCTCAAGAGCGAATATGAGCGTCGCTGCCTCTACCGGGTCCAGCTGTAATGGGGGCAATACGTAACCTTCCATTAGACTGAAACCACCTCCCGGACCGGAAATGGCAATAATGGGCACATTCATCTCGGAGAGGGACTGAATATCCCGGAGGATTGTGCGACGGGAAACTTCGAATTTCTCGCCTAATGAGTGTGCCGTTTCGTGACCATGCTGTAATGCCATTACGATGGCAGCAAGCCGATTAGTTCTATTCATGTCAGCCACTCCGTTTCGATCTTTGCGCCGCCGGAAAGTGATGCCGCAGTTATAATTCTATTCTAACAACTAATAAGTGACATCATGTGTGTCACCAATATTTCAGATGTTCATCATTTTATATTAGCTGGTGAACCCTGTTGCTGAGCATGTTCCGGCAGGCATTGTTAAAATGTGTGTCTCGTCCAATTCGCTTTTCATAGTGATATTTCCTTCTATCAAAAAGACCACAGATCATGCCAAAAACCCGTATCCGGTGTAAACGGATACGGGAAGTAGCAGCTTTTAGCTTGCAGAAGACGATAAAGGTATGAAATCTATACCAATATCCTCGCTGAAGACAATAACAAGCACAAAAGGAATGAATATGTGACACTTTGTATCAGGGGTATTTCTATCACATTATGTGTTTTGCATTGATTCCAATGAAGCGAAATTGCTTATTTCATTTCGAGCAATTGCACCCCGCGGGCTTCAATCTCAACATTTCCCGAAAGCTCGCGATGGGTGAGCAGGTCATGTGCCTTGGCTGTACCGAGATCATAGGATTGCGTGGTTGCGTTATGGTTCATGACAAACAGGTAAGGTTTACCGTCTTTGGTACGTGCGCTTACTTCAACACCTTCCGGTGTCTCAAGCAAGGAGTCTACGTTCTTGGCTGCTGCAAGCTGTCCCAGCAAACCATCCAGGAAGCGCTCATCCGGGTCGGATGCAACGTACCAGGCTTCACCTTGACCAAAGGTATTACGTGTCACAACAGGCATGCCTTTATAAAAGTCGTCTCCATACTCCGCGATGACTTCGGCTCCTTCACTGTGTAGCAGGTCACACAGCATGCCACAGTCATATTCTCCTTCAAGATCGCCGTAGGCTTCTTTGAGAACAATGCGGTTCTTTTGCTCAGGCAGCAGGGCATCAATCTCTTCCACCCAGATTCCGAGAAGTTTACGGAGTTCCCCCGGATATCCACCTGTGGTCACGAGATCGTTCTCGTTCACAATACCACTGAAGAAGGTCGTCAGGAATGTGCCACCTGCTTCAACATACTTCTCCAGTTTGGCGGCAAACCCTGGTTTAACCATGTAAAGGACAGGGGCAAGGACAATGTCGTATGTGCTCATATCTGTATCCACACTGATGATATCTACTTGAATGTTGCGGCGGAAGAAGGCTGCGTAATATTTATGGATCTGATCCACATAGTTCAGGGCAACTGTAGGTCCGCTTGATTTTTCGATGGCCCACCAGTTATCCCAGTCGAACACAATCGCTACTTTGGATTCAACAGATGCATCCAGCGTGGTGTCACCAAGCATCTGCAATTCCTTGCCGAGTTCAGCGACTTCGCGGAATACACGTGTATTCTCGTGTCCAGCATGCTCAATAACTGCACCATGATACTTCTCACATGCACCGATGGAGCGGCGAAGCTGGAAGAACATGATGGTATCGGCCCCGTGCGCAACAGATTGATAACTCCACAGACGCATGACACCTGGACGTTTCAGTGAGTTATACGGCTGCCAGTTCTGCTGACTTGGTGTTTGCTCCATAAGCATGAACGGTTGACCATCCTTCAGTCCGCGCATAAGGTCATGTGCCATGGCCGTGAAGCTGACAGGTGTTGCGAGACCGGGATAGCTGTCCCAGGAGACGATATCCATATGTTTTGCCCATTTGAAATAGTCCAATTGTTTGAAGAATCCCATCAGATTGGTCGTAACAACGGAGTCTGGAATGTGTTTTTTGATCGCATCGTATTCCAACAGATAACAATCCAGCATGCTGTCGGAGTTGAAGCGAGAGTAGTCCAGCGAGATTCCCTGGAATGTTGAATTGTTGTTACCCCAATGTTCGCTCAGGTTGCTCGGTAGTACAATCTCGTCCCAATCGTAGAAGGTATGCCCCCAGAAATTCGTGTTCCACGCTTTGTTGACCTGTTCCAGAGTCTGATAACGTTCTTTCAGATACACGCGGAATGCTTTCTCACAGTTATCACAGTAACACTCACCGCCATATTCATTGGAGATGTGCCATACGAGAACTGCGGGGTGATCCTTGTATCGTTCGGCCAATTTATCTGCAATCTTCTCAGCGTATTTGCGATAGGTCGGGCTGTTGGGACAGGAATTATGGCGCCCACCGAATTTGCGTTTGCGTCCATCGGCATCTACACGAAGCACGTCTGGATATTTCTTTGCCATCCAGGCCGGATGGGCAGCCGTACTCGTTGCAAGGCATATATAGACACCATTTTCATATAAACGATTAATTAGTTGGTCGAGTTCTTCAAAACGGTAAGTAACTTCATCAGGCTGAATCAGTGCCCATGAAAATACGTTGATTGTGGCAATATCAATGCCTGCCAATTGGAACATGCGCAGGTCTTCAAGGTGGGTTTCGTGGTCCCACTGTTCCGGGTTATAATCGCCGCCGTAGAACATTTTGGGTAGTTTGCTGCTAATCAATGTGTTCACCTCTTGTATAAGAATAATCCTATACTATATGATACATATGACTTTTAAAATATAATAAAAGTAATGACTGATATAAGAATACGGAAGTCTAACTCAGCTTATAACCAAGGAGGCATCCCATGTTTATCTCACCCCGACATCAACGATATTTCATGACATCACGTGATCAGCCGCTGCCCCTTTATATTGAGAGCCTGGGTTATAACGGCAATCAGGAGAAGGTGTCCAGATCTGCGGGGTATCCTTGTTACCACTGGCTTCAGACCGTGAAGGGGGCCGGAGAATTTAAGTTTGCCGGGTCCACGGTCATACTGGGGGAAGCATCCGGTATTTTGCTTCCTCCGAATGAACCGCATGAATATGTGCGCGCTCAGGGGGAGTGGGAGACACTTTACATTACATTTGGCGGTTCCCAGTGTCCGGCAATCATGGAGTCACTTGGTCTGGGTGAAGCGGCATTCCATCAGTGGGAGCAGAGCAGCCCGTTTAACGACTACGGCCAGGAAGTGCTGGATTCGATCAGAAGTGATCAGGATTTGTCGGGACTCGAAGCGTCAGCGGATATATACCGATTTCTGATTTTGCTCAAAAAACATGGCATGACGGGCAATCGTTCTTCTATCTCACATGCCGTGGAGAGACTCGCTCCACTCATTGCATTTATGGAACAGCACTATGCGAATCCCGAGATTGGACTCGAACATATGGCTGCCGTAACGGGGATCTCATCCAGACATCTGAACACGTTGTTCAAACAGTCCTTTGGCATGACAGCCTACAGTTATTTCATTTTGCTGCGCATACGCAAGGCTAAGGAAATCATGACCGGCAATACCGCCCTGACGATTAGGGAAACCGCAGTTCGGGTGGGCTTTCGGGATTCAAGCCATTTTGTAGCTACATTTCGCAGAATTGAGGGAGTGACTCCTGAACAGTTCCGTAACTTGTATTAACTTGTACTCAAATGATTAAAAAGTGATGCCAGGAAGGTATTGATGCATGAGGGTCATTGCCGTTATGATGGTATCGATTCCTGAGATTCGAAAACGTTTAAACGGACCCATGGTTCCGTTTTATTTGGAGAGGATGATTGAAGTGACAACAACGATACCCTTATGGGATCATGCTGCACCTTATGCAGCGCAGGGTCATGAAGACGAGATGCCACATTTGATTCCATTTATTCAGCCTGGTTCCGAGAGCGCTGTCATTGTATGCCCTGGTGGTGGCTATGGATTTTTGGCTGACCATGAAGGTGCTCCAATAGCCGAATTGTTGAACCGTGCAGGCATCAGTGCATTTGTCCTGAAATATCGGGTGGCGCCTCACCAGCATCCTGCACCGATAACAGATGGTCAGCGTGCCATACGTTATGTTCGTGCGCATGCCGAGCAGTACGGGATCAATCCTGCCAAGATTGCAGTACTTGGATTCTCTGCAGGTGGACATCTTACAGCAACACTGGGAACGCTGTATGACGAGGGGCAACCGGATCATGAGGATCGGATTGAACGCCAAAGTTCACGCCCGGACCGGGTTATTCTCTGTTATCCGGTCATTACGATGGAGTCCTATGGACATGCCGGTTCCCGTGAAAATTTGCTTGGGTCTGATGCGTCTGCCGAGCAGATTAGAGCTTTTAGCGCGGAGCAGCAGGTGAGAGCGGATGCTCCTGAAGCGTTCATCTGGCACACCAGCGATGACCAGGCAGTGCCTGTAGAGAATAGCTTGCGTTATGCACTTGCATTGGGTGCGCATGGCATTCCTTATGACTTGCATGTTTTTGAAAAAGGCTCACATGGACTTGGATTGGCTGAGGATAACCACGCGGTTCGGGTATGGTCGGATCTATGCTTGACGTGGCTTAAGAATCAAGGCTGGTAATTATATTAGTGCTTTAGAGCGAAGGAGTAAATGACAATGAAATTGCAGAAAAATGATAAGCTTCTGTTCATCGGAGATTCGATTACGGACTGTGGTCGGCAACATCCTGTAGGCGAAGGAAGTTCAGGTCTGGGCCATGGTTATGTAGCGCAAGTCTATGCCCTGTTGCGATCCATCTACCCGGAATTGATGTTGCGTGTCCAGAATGTGGGTAATGGTGGGAATACGATTCGTGATCTGAAACAGCGCTGGGATCGTGATGTGCTTGACCTTAAACCGGACTGGCTCAC
The window above is part of the Paenibacillus sp. 1781tsa1 genome. Proteins encoded here:
- a CDS encoding alpha/beta hydrolase, with protein sequence MTTTIPLWDHAAPYAAQGHEDEMPHLIPFIQPGSESAVIVCPGGGYGFLADHEGAPIAELLNRAGISAFVLKYRVAPHQHPAPITDGQRAIRYVRAHAEQYGINPAKIAVLGFSAGGHLTATLGTLYDEGQPDHEDRIERQSSRPDRVILCYPVITMESYGHAGSRENLLGSDASAEQIRAFSAEQQVRADAPEAFIWHTSDDQAVPVENSLRYALALGAHGIPYDLHVFEKGSHGLGLAEDNHAVRVWSDLCLTWLKNQGW